A genome region from Oncorhynchus masou masou isolate Uvic2021 chromosome 14, UVic_Omas_1.1, whole genome shotgun sequence includes the following:
- the LOC135553993 gene encoding mucin-2-like isoform X1 yields MILFSHQLFILLWIVVTVVSSSVGVESNNTAPGTHDSPGLTDTSMTPGDRSTTLLSTNTPVSTEPSSTTTDPSTVLPSTDGTSPTTAAISKTEEVSTTTDLTSTSDTTESKTAVGTTATETRTTSSVSTARLTSSNKTTAYTVTSPESTEKDSPSTDSDMTTPTTTPALSRGDSLSTMEHTGRTSADVGTESNTTPDIIPTSSTTETGTHETTAINTATTDTGTNETIAIDTATTDADTTDTGTHETTAINTATTETGTNETIAINTATTDTGTHETTAIDTATTDTGTTDTGTHETTAINTATTDTGTNETIAINTATTDTGTHETTAIDTATTDTGTTDTGTHETTAIDTATTDTGTNETIAINTATTDAGTTDTGTHETTAIDTATTDTGTNETTAINTATTDTGTNETTAINTATTDTGTTETGTHETTVINTATTDTGTHETTAINTATTDTGTHETTAINTATTDTGTHETTAINTATTDTGTHETTVINTATTDTGTHETTAINTATTDTGTHEATAINTATTDTGTTDTGTHETTAIDTATTDTGTHETTAINTATTDTGTHETTVINTATTDTGTHETTAIDTATTDTGTHETTAIDTATTDTGTHETTAINTATTDTGTHETTAINTATTDTGTHETTVINTATTDTGTHETTVINTATTDTGTKDSETTGSGITKSTIPPTGQSSLPVTEGSTLSSTPLSATTRGPETALPVTEGSTLSSTPLSATTRGPETALPVTEGSTLSSTPLSATTRGPETVLPVTEGSTLSSTPLSATTRGPETALPVTEGSTLSSTPLSATTRGPETALPVTEGSTLSSTPLSATTRGPETALPVTEGSTLSSTPLSATTRGPETALPVTNGSTSSSPTATITGSPHTDKTTGTEGTTDSTTTAGTPALPPTSGSSSSPPSPGSTQTPGSSTGAPVDTSTTTPAPSPTITPTGETPGQPTSKTSESPLPPFHTSTSPTGGSTTQPESAITAATSLPPPISIVCPSSPCPYDSICLNGTCQCMSGTFLLEGRCVQAQVFSGDLHLNQTFQAEMSNRSSGIFQQTAARISEALRGALENESGYRQTDVVLLRRGSVIATVNNVFKLGSSATRTSTNAAIEKAIKACRTACGTILQRATFNATDLCDQTPQPCDVRSTTCEYKEDGVTRCSCKAGYINSFYSNQSCTACPSGQRSEGDTCVPCTFGYAGFNCTDSALLAVVVIACVLGGVLLIMLLGLLAYCCWYRSQSVKKPSAESSSPYPVEDFRGPWSTSQGITPIPRASTNWASAPMEMTEGGSTHTLVDMKPHNNGAGFHILPKRGKKTGSYDLTSDSMNTFKGKNPSRYSYLVQGHENPYFKPADERRPI; encoded by the exons TGGTATCTTCttctgtgggggtagagtccaacAACACGGCTCCTGGCACTCATGACAGTCCTGGGCTCACAGATACATCCATGACCCCAGGAGATAGATCCACCACCCTCTTATCCACAAATACCCCAGTCTCCACTGAACCCAGCTCCACCACCACAGACCCCTCAACTGTCCTCCCTAGCACTGATGGCACCTCACCCACAACAGCAGCCATCTCTAAAACTGAAGAGGTCTCTACTACAACAGACCTGACCTCAACTTCTGATACGACAGAGTCTAAGACAGCAGTCGGCACCACTGCGACAGAAACAAGAACTACCTCGTCGGTCAGCACAGCAAGGTTGACTTCCTCAAACAAGACCACAGCGTACACTGTCACTTCCCCTGAGTCGACCGAAAAAGACAGTCCGTCTACAGACAGTGACATGACAACACCCACCACCACACCTGCCCTTAGCAGAGGTGACTCTCTGTCTACTATGGAACATACAGGCCGTACCTCAGCTGATGTGGGGACAGAGTCAAACACAACTCCAGACATTATCCCAACCAGCAGTACCACTGAGACAGGTACACATGAAACAACAGCTATCAACACAGCTACCACAGATACAGGTACAAATGAAACAATAGCTATCGACACAGCTACCACAGATGCAGATACCACAGATACTGGTACACATGAAACAACAGCTATCAACACAGCTACCacagaaacaggtacaaatgaaACAATAGCTATCAACACAGCTACCACAGATACAGGTACACATGAAACAACAGCTATCGACACAGCTACCACAGATACAGGTACCACAGATACTGGTACACATGAAACAACAGCTATCAACACAGCTaccacagatacaggaacaaatGAAACAATAGCTATCAACACAGCTACCACAGATACAGGTACACATGAAACAACAGCTATCGACACAGCTACCACAGATACAGGTACCACAGATACAGGTACACATGAAACAACAGCTATCGACACAGCTACCACAGATACAGGTACAAATGAAACAATAGCTATCAACACAGCCACCACAGATGCAGGTACCACAGATACTGGTACACATGAAACAACGGCTATCGACACAGCTACCACAGATACAGGTACAAATGAAACAACAGCTATCAACACAGCTACCACAGATACAGGTACAAATGAAACAACAGCTATCAACACAGCTACCACAGATACAGGTACCACAGAGACAGGCACACATGAAACAACAGTTATCAACACAGCTACCACAGATACAGGTACACATGAAACAACAGCTATCAACACAGCTACCACAGATACAGGTACACATGAAACAACAGCTATCAACACAGCTACCACAGATACAGGTACACATGAAACAACAGCTATCAACACAGCTACCACAGATACAGGTACACATGAAACAACAGTTATCAACACAGCTACCACAGATACAGGTACACATGAAACAACAGCTATCAACACGGCTACCACAGATACAGGTACACATGAAGCAACAGCTATCAACACAGCTACCACAGATACAGGTACCACAGATACAGGTACACATGAAACAACAGCTATCGACACAGCTACCACAGATACAGGTACACATGAAACAACAGCTATCAACACAGCTACCACAGATACAGGTACACATGAAACAACAGTTATCAACACAGCTACCACAGATACAGGTACACATGAAACAACAGCTATCGACACAGCTACCACAGATACAGGTACACATGAAACAACAGCTATCGACACAGCTACCACAGATACAGGTACACATGAAACAACAGCTATCAACACAGCTACCACAGATACAGGTACACATGAAACAACAGCTATCAACACAGCTACCACAGATACAGGTACACATGAAACAACAGTTATCAACACAGCTACCACAGATACAGGTACACATGAAACAACAGTTATCAACACAGCTACCACAGATACAGGTACCAAAGACAGTGAGACCACAGGTTCAGGGATCACAAAGTCCACCATCCCACCAACTGGTCAGTCCTCTCTCCCAGTAACTGAGGGTAGTACCCTGTCTTCAACACCCCTCTCCGCCACTACAAGGGGTCCTGAGACCGCTCTCCCAGTGACTGAGGGTAGTACCCTGTCTTCAACACCCCTCTCCGCCACTACAAGGGGTCCTGAGACCGCTCTCCCAGTAACTGAGGGTAGTACCCTGTCTTCAACACCCCTCTCCGCCACTACAAGGGGTCCTGAGACCGTTCTCCCAGTAACTGAGGGTAGTACCCTGTCTTCAACACCCCTCTCCGCCACTACAAGGGGTCCTGAGACCGCTCTCCCAGTAACTGAGGGTAGTACCCTGTCTTCAACACCCCTCTCCGCCACTACAAGGGGTCCTGAGACCGCTCTCCCAGTAACTGAGGGTAGTACCCTGTCTTCAACACCCCTCTCCGCCACTACAAGGGGTCCTGAGACCGCTCTCCCAGTGACTGAGGGTAGTACCCTGTCTTCAACACCCCTCTCCGCCACTACAAGGGGTCCTGAGACCGCTCTCCCAGTGACCAATGGCTCCACGTCATCATCCCCCACCGCCACCATTACAGGGAGCCCTCATACAGACAAAACCACTGGAACAGAGGGGACTACCGATTCTACAACCACAGCTGGCACTCCAGCTTTACCCCCAACCTCCGGCTCTTCCTCCAGCCCACCCTCTCCAGGCTCAACCCAAACCCCAGGCAGCAGCACTGGTGCCCCCGTagacacctccaccaccacccctgccCCCTCACCCACCATCACACCTACAGGAG AAACCCCTGGGCAACCGACCAGCAAAACTAGTGAGAGCCCACTTCCTCCTTTCCACACCTCGACCTCCCCTACCGGTGGAAGCACCACCCAGCCAGAGTCAGCCATCACTGCTGCCACCTCCCTGCCTCCACCCATCTCCATAGTgtgtccctcctctccctgtccgtaTGATAGCATCTGTCTCAACGGCACCTGCCAGTGTATGTCTGGGACCTTCCTCTTAGAGGGCCGCTGTGTACAAG CCCAAGTCTTCTCTGGAGACCTGCATCTCAACCAGACATTTCAGGCTGAAATGAGCAACCGGTCATCAGGGATATTTCAGCAAACAGCAGCCAGGATCTCAGAGGCA CTGAGAGGAGCCTTGGAAAACGAGTCTGGATACAGGCAAACTGATGTTGTGCTGCTTCG GCGAGGCAGTGTGATCGCGACCGTGAACAACGTGTTTAAACTCGGCTCCAGTGCCACCCGGACTTCGACCAATGCCGCTATAGAGAAAGCCATAAAAGCCTGTAGGACGGCCTGTGGGACCATACTGCAGAGAGCTACATTTAACG CCACTGACCTATGTGATCAGACCCCCCAACCATGTGATGTCCGCTCTACCACGTGCGAGTACAAAGAAGATGGAGTGACCAGATGCTCCTGTAAGGCTGGCTACATCAACAGCTTCTACTCAAACCAAAGCTGCACAG CCTGTCCCAGTGGTCAAAGGTCAGAGGGAGACACATGTGTGCC ATGCACGTTTGGCTACGCTGGATTCAACTGCACTGACT cggCTCTGTTGGCAGTGGTGGTCATCGCCTGTGTACTGGGCGGAGTCCTCCTCATCATGCTGCTGGGCCTGCTTGCATACTGCTGCTG GTACCGGTCGCAGTCGGTGAAGAAGCCTTCAGCAGAGTCCAGCAGCCCGTACCCTGTGGAGGACTTCCGGGGCCCCTGGTCCACCTCCCAGGGCATCACCCCCATCCCCCGGGCCAGCACCAACTGGGCTTCAGCCCCCATGGAGATGACCGAGGGGGGCAGCACACACACCCTGGTCGACATGAAGCCCCACAACAACGGAGCG GGATTCCACATCCTGCCTAAACGGGGGAAGAAG ACCGGGTCGTATGACCTGACCTCAGACAGCATGAACACGTTCAAGGGGAAGAACCCGTCTCGCTACTCCTACCTGGTGCAGGGCCACGAGAACCCTTACTTCAAACCTGCAGATGAGAGGAGACCCATATGA